The Musa acuminata AAA Group cultivar baxijiao chromosome BXJ2-2, Cavendish_Baxijiao_AAA, whole genome shotgun sequence genome has a segment encoding these proteins:
- the LOC135605761 gene encoding uncharacterized protein LOC135605761 isoform X2, whose product MATANALTTTAVSTATMDDSAAAAVTATATVTAGAGAVAEDVAAKAVHKRYEALTTVRIKAIKGKGAWYWAHLEPVMVQSADTGLPKAVKLRCVLCDTVFSASNPSRTASEHLKRGTCPNFGSPSSSSAATLAALKPISSIAPCSSSSTASHHHHHPNSRKRSSTSVGANPSSAHFHAPRLAIADHSRFSSSPTTPAAGASEVVFSTPPPLPLPAPQPQLVLSGGREDVGPLAMLEDRVRKLKSPKASPGPTLSKAQADSALSLLSDWFQESAGTGAVSLSSIEHPKFRAFLGQVGLPPISRRDIVGRRLDVRYDEARAEADARTHDALFFQLAADGWKPHDSSSGGDSIVSLTVNLPNGTTVFHRSVLTPARSPSQFAEVVLSHTIADISGEGATRRCVGIVADKFKSKALLSLENQNQWLVNLSCQLQGFRSLIKDFARELPLFQTVAAKCHKLATFFNTHSQVRSVFHKYQLQELDHACLLRVPPSYDPLVGGCSASSLFMMMEDILSSAQALRSVIHHESYELACHDDPTARECADMIDDTGFWNELEAGHFLVKLFDDMLQEIKAERPLVGQCLPMWEELRSKVKNWCSKYGVKDGPVEKVVEKRFKKNYHPAWSAAFILDPLYLVKDVSGKYLPPFKCLTADQEKDVDKLITRPCR is encoded by the exons ATGGCGACGGCGAACGCGTTGACGACGACGGCGGTGTCCACTGCGACGATGGATgattcggcggcggcggcggtgacggcgacggcgacggtgaCGGCAGGGGCGGGGGCGGTTGCGGAGGACGTGGCGGCGAAGGCGGTGCACAAGAGGTACGAGGCGCTGACGACGGTGAGGATCAAGGCGATCAAGGGGAAGGGGGCGTGGTACTGGGCGCACCTGGAGCCTGTGATGGTGCAGAGCGCCGACACGGGCCTCCCCAAGGCCGTCAAGCTACGCTGCGTCCTCTGCGACACCGTCTTCTCCGCCTCCAACCCCTCCCGCACCGCCTCCGAGCACCTCAAGCGCGGCACCTGCCCCAATTTcggctccccctcctcctcctccgccgccaccCTCGCCGCCCTCAAGCCCATCTCCTCCATCGCCCCTTGCTCCTCCTCCTCTACCgcttcccaccaccaccaccacccgaaCAGCCGTAAGCGCTCCTCCACCTCTGTCGGCGCGAACCCTTCGTCCGCCCACTTCCACGCCCCTCGCCTCGCGATCGCGGACCACTCCCGCTTCTCCTCGTCACCAACTACCCCTGCTGCCGGTGCCAGCGAAGTCGTCTTCTCCACCCCGCCCCCTCTGCCGCTCCCCGCGCCGCAGCCTCAGCTGGTCCTTTCCGGGGGGAGGGAGGACGTCGGCCCGCTCGCGATGTTGGAGGACAGGGTCAGGAAGCTCAAGAGCCCCAAGGCCTCCCCTGGACCGACTCTCTCCAAGGCCCAGGCTGACTCCGCCCTCTCCCTCCTCTCCGACTGGTTCCAAGAGTCGGCCGGAACCGGCGCCGTCTCCTTGTCCTCCATAGAGCATCCCAAATTCCGCGCCTTCCTTGGCCAGGTCGGCCTCCCGCCCATCTCCCGCCGTGACATCGTCGGCCGTCGCCTGGACGTTCGCTACGATGAGGCCCGTGCGGAAGCCGATGCCCGCACACACGACGCACTCTTCTTCCAGCTAGCGGCCGATGGCTGGAAGCCCCACGACTCGTCCTCCGGTGGCGACTCAATCGTGAGTTTAACCGTGAACCTCCCCAACGGCACCACCGTCTTCCACAGGTCCGTGCTTACTCCCGCCCGGTCCCCGTCCCAGTTCGCGGAGGTGGTGCTGTCGCACACCATTGCGGACATCTCCGGCGAAGGCGCCACCCGGCGGTGCGTCGGAATCGTCGCCGACAAGTTCAAGTCCAAGGCCCTCCTAAGCCTGGAGAACCAGAACCAGTGGCTGGTGAACCTCTCCTGCCAGCTCCAGGGATTCCGCAGCCTCATCAAGGACTTCGCCCGCGAGCTGCCGCTCTTCCAGACCGTCGCGGCCAAGTGTCACAAACTCGCCACCTTCTTCAACACCCACTCCCAGGTCCGAAGCGTTTTCCACAAGTACCAGCTTCAAGAGCTCGACCATGCATGCCTCCTCCGAGTCCCGCCCTCGTATGACCCACTGGTAGGAGGCTGCAGCGCCTCGTCCCTCTTCATGATGATGGAGGACATCTTGAGCTCTGCTCAGGCTCTGCGGTCGGTCATCCACCATGAGTCCTACGAGCTGGCCTGCCATGATGATCCTACCGCAAGAGAGTGCGCCGACATGATCGACGACACTGGCTTCTGGAACGAATTGGAGGCAGGCCACTTCCTCGTCAAGCTGTTCGACGATATGCTTCAAGAAATAAAGGCAGAGAGGCCACTCGTCGGGCAATGCCTGCCAATGTGGGAGGAGCTGAGGTCCAAGGTGAAGAACTGGTGCTCTAAGTATGGTGTCAAGGATGGGCCTGTGGAGAAGGTGGTCGAGAAAAGGTTTAAGAAGAACTACCACCCAGCTTGGTCGGCAGCGTTCATATTGGATCCACTGTACTTGGTGAAGGATGTGAGCGGGAAGTACCTTCCACCCTTTAAGTGTTTGACGGCTGATCAGGAGAAGGATGTGGACAAGCTGATCACCAG GCCGTGCAGGTGA
- the LOC135605761 gene encoding uncharacterized protein LOC135605761 isoform X1 produces MATANALTTTAVSTATMDDSAAAAVTATATVTAGAGAVAEDVAAKAVHKRYEALTTVRIKAIKGKGAWYWAHLEPVMVQSADTGLPKAVKLRCVLCDTVFSASNPSRTASEHLKRGTCPNFGSPSSSSAATLAALKPISSIAPCSSSSTASHHHHHPNSRKRSSTSVGANPSSAHFHAPRLAIADHSRFSSSPTTPAAGASEVVFSTPPPLPLPAPQPQLVLSGGREDVGPLAMLEDRVRKLKSPKASPGPTLSKAQADSALSLLSDWFQESAGTGAVSLSSIEHPKFRAFLGQVGLPPISRRDIVGRRLDVRYDEARAEADARTHDALFFQLAADGWKPHDSSSGGDSIVSLTVNLPNGTTVFHRSVLTPARSPSQFAEVVLSHTIADISGEGATRRCVGIVADKFKSKALLSLENQNQWLVNLSCQLQGFRSLIKDFARELPLFQTVAAKCHKLATFFNTHSQVRSVFHKYQLQELDHACLLRVPPSYDPLVGGCSASSLFMMMEDILSSAQALRSVIHHESYELACHDDPTARECADMIDDTGFWNELEAGHFLVKLFDDMLQEIKAERPLVGQCLPMWEELRSKVKNWCSKYGVKDGPVEKVVEKRFKKNYHPAWSAAFILDPLYLVKDVSGKYLPPFKCLTADQEKDVDKLITRLVSREEAHIALMELMKWRTEGLDPLYAQAVQVKQQDPVTGKLRIANPQSSRLVWETCLNEFKSLGKVAVRIIFLHATACGFKHNPSILRWVCARDRSRTSIDRMHKLVFVAAHAKLERRDFSSEEEKDSTLMNGEDDGLNDTAFAEASSV; encoded by the coding sequence ATGGCGACGGCGAACGCGTTGACGACGACGGCGGTGTCCACTGCGACGATGGATgattcggcggcggcggcggtgacggcgacggcgacggtgaCGGCAGGGGCGGGGGCGGTTGCGGAGGACGTGGCGGCGAAGGCGGTGCACAAGAGGTACGAGGCGCTGACGACGGTGAGGATCAAGGCGATCAAGGGGAAGGGGGCGTGGTACTGGGCGCACCTGGAGCCTGTGATGGTGCAGAGCGCCGACACGGGCCTCCCCAAGGCCGTCAAGCTACGCTGCGTCCTCTGCGACACCGTCTTCTCCGCCTCCAACCCCTCCCGCACCGCCTCCGAGCACCTCAAGCGCGGCACCTGCCCCAATTTcggctccccctcctcctcctccgccgccaccCTCGCCGCCCTCAAGCCCATCTCCTCCATCGCCCCTTGCTCCTCCTCCTCTACCgcttcccaccaccaccaccacccgaaCAGCCGTAAGCGCTCCTCCACCTCTGTCGGCGCGAACCCTTCGTCCGCCCACTTCCACGCCCCTCGCCTCGCGATCGCGGACCACTCCCGCTTCTCCTCGTCACCAACTACCCCTGCTGCCGGTGCCAGCGAAGTCGTCTTCTCCACCCCGCCCCCTCTGCCGCTCCCCGCGCCGCAGCCTCAGCTGGTCCTTTCCGGGGGGAGGGAGGACGTCGGCCCGCTCGCGATGTTGGAGGACAGGGTCAGGAAGCTCAAGAGCCCCAAGGCCTCCCCTGGACCGACTCTCTCCAAGGCCCAGGCTGACTCCGCCCTCTCCCTCCTCTCCGACTGGTTCCAAGAGTCGGCCGGAACCGGCGCCGTCTCCTTGTCCTCCATAGAGCATCCCAAATTCCGCGCCTTCCTTGGCCAGGTCGGCCTCCCGCCCATCTCCCGCCGTGACATCGTCGGCCGTCGCCTGGACGTTCGCTACGATGAGGCCCGTGCGGAAGCCGATGCCCGCACACACGACGCACTCTTCTTCCAGCTAGCGGCCGATGGCTGGAAGCCCCACGACTCGTCCTCCGGTGGCGACTCAATCGTGAGTTTAACCGTGAACCTCCCCAACGGCACCACCGTCTTCCACAGGTCCGTGCTTACTCCCGCCCGGTCCCCGTCCCAGTTCGCGGAGGTGGTGCTGTCGCACACCATTGCGGACATCTCCGGCGAAGGCGCCACCCGGCGGTGCGTCGGAATCGTCGCCGACAAGTTCAAGTCCAAGGCCCTCCTAAGCCTGGAGAACCAGAACCAGTGGCTGGTGAACCTCTCCTGCCAGCTCCAGGGATTCCGCAGCCTCATCAAGGACTTCGCCCGCGAGCTGCCGCTCTTCCAGACCGTCGCGGCCAAGTGTCACAAACTCGCCACCTTCTTCAACACCCACTCCCAGGTCCGAAGCGTTTTCCACAAGTACCAGCTTCAAGAGCTCGACCATGCATGCCTCCTCCGAGTCCCGCCCTCGTATGACCCACTGGTAGGAGGCTGCAGCGCCTCGTCCCTCTTCATGATGATGGAGGACATCTTGAGCTCTGCTCAGGCTCTGCGGTCGGTCATCCACCATGAGTCCTACGAGCTGGCCTGCCATGATGATCCTACCGCAAGAGAGTGCGCCGACATGATCGACGACACTGGCTTCTGGAACGAATTGGAGGCAGGCCACTTCCTCGTCAAGCTGTTCGACGATATGCTTCAAGAAATAAAGGCAGAGAGGCCACTCGTCGGGCAATGCCTGCCAATGTGGGAGGAGCTGAGGTCCAAGGTGAAGAACTGGTGCTCTAAGTATGGTGTCAAGGATGGGCCTGTGGAGAAGGTGGTCGAGAAAAGGTTTAAGAAGAACTACCACCCAGCTTGGTCGGCAGCGTTCATATTGGATCCACTGTACTTGGTGAAGGATGTGAGCGGGAAGTACCTTCCACCCTTTAAGTGTTTGACGGCTGATCAGGAGAAGGATGTGGACAAGCTGATCACCAGGTTGGTTTCTCGTGAAGAAGCCCACATTGCTCTGATGGAGCTGATGAAGTGGAGGACTGAAGGATTGGATCCATTGTACGCGCAGGCCGTGCAGGTGAAGCAGCAAGACCCAGTGACAGGGAAGCTGAGGATCGCAAACCCGCAGAGCAGCAGGCTGGTGTGGGAAACATGCCTGAATGAGTTCAAATCCCTTGGCAAAGTGGCTGTGAGGATAATCTTCCTGCACGCCACCGCGTGTGGTTTCAAGCACAATCCATCCATACTGCGGTGGGTGTGTGCACGTGATCGCTCGAGGACCAGCATCGACCGAATGCACAAGTTAGTGTTCGTGGCAGCTCATGCAAagctagaaagaagagatttttcGAGCGAGGAAGAGAAAGATTCCACATTGATGAATGGGGAAGATGATGGTCTAAACGATACAGCTTTTGCCGAAGCCTCTTCGGTGTGA
- the LOC103975733 gene encoding protein SHI RELATED SEQUENCE 1, with protein sequence MAGFSLGGGNRQGGGDEGIPPESLFLYGSGSGVGGNRTEEIGYGRGFELWQQHQQQIHRQQPQQQQQQLYISSTAGLLSFSDEPLQPGGSIERTVSLRDSGGGGMSCQDCGNQAKKDCSHMRCRTCCKSRGFQCSTHVKSTWVPAAKRRERQQHLAAAASSLQQQSQQLRIGGSTSGGGGDVGGSGGGEPSKRPREMTTHLSTVITTASSGGEVSFPAEVSSPAVFRCVRVSPLDDTEDEFAYQTAVSIGGHVFKGILYDHGPDVPTPSTPLALHGESSSSAAAASISTAAALATGLAAPSSSATAAASTGSMDPSALYPTPLSAFMAGTQFFPHHPRP encoded by the exons ATGGCAGGGTTCTCTCTAGGTGGGGGAAACAGGCAGGGCGGAGGTGACGAAGGGATCCCACCAGAGAGCTTATTCCTCTACGGCAGCGGAAGCGGCGTGGGCGGCAATAGAACCGAAGAGATCGGCTACGGGAgaggcttcgagctatggcagcagCACCAGCAGCAAATCCATCGGCAACAAcctcagcaacagcagcagcaactcTACATTTCCTCCACCGCCGGGCTCCTCTCTTTCTCCGATGAGCCGCTCCAACCTGGCGGATCGATCGAGCGCACCGTCAGCTTGAGGGACAGCGGAGGAGGGGGGATGAGCTGCCAGGACTGCGGCAACCAGGCAAAGAAGGACTGCTCCCACATGCGATGCCGGACCTGCTGCAAGAGCCGGGGCTTCCAATGCTCCACGCACGTCAAGAGCACCTGGGTCCCCGCCGCCAAGCGGCGCGAGCGCCAGCAGCatctcgccgccgccgcctcctccctgCAGCAGCAGTCTCAGCAGCTCCGAATCGGAGGCTCGACgagcggcggaggaggagatgtTGGTGGCAGTGGAGGCGGGGAGCCCTCCAAAAGGCCACGGGAGATGACCACCCATCTATCCACCGTCATCACCACCGCATCATCAG GAGGGGAGGTGAGTTTCCCGGCCGAGGTGAGCTCCCCGGCAGTGTTCCGGTGCGTTCGGGTGAGCCCGTTGGACGACACCGAGGACGAGTTCGCATACCAGACCGCGGTCAGCATCGGTGGGCATGTGTTCAAGGGCATCCTCTACGACCACGGCCCGGACGTGCCGACCCCGTCGACTCCTCTCGCGCTGCACGGGGAATCCTCGTCTTCCGCTGCCGCCGCTTCTATCTCGACCGCAGCCGCTCTTGCCACCGGCCTGGCTGCACCTTCTAGCTCAGCTACCGCGGCGGCTTCCACCGGATCGATGGATCCTTCCGCCCTCTATCCGACGCCACTAAGCGCCTTCATGGCCGGAACCCAGTTCTTCCCTCACCATCCCAGACCTTAG
- the LOC135605762 gene encoding phosphoenolpyruvate carboxylase kinase 2-like produces MSEGLVRDYEIGAEIGRGRFGLVRRCISAVTGEEFALKSIEKRLLADDVDRECAEREVKIHYLAAAGNPHAVQIHAAYEDDKWVHLVLELLDGPDLCDRIAARQGTPFAEPEAAAVVAALAEAVAACHRRGVVHRDVKPDNVLFDARGLLKLADFGSAECFVGADGGRVPMKGIVGTPWYVAPEVVAGRDYGEKVDVWSVGVVMYMMLAGGLPPFYGETAVEIFDAVARANLRFPPRVFRSVSPAAKDLMRRILCKDVSRRFSAEQVLRHRWITNRGGMMRPAEGDPSLSM; encoded by the exons ATGAGCGAGGGATTGGTGAGGGACTACGAGATCGGGGCGGAGATCGGGCGGGGCCGGTTCGGGTTGGTTCGGCGTTGCATTTCGGCCGTGACCGGGGAGGAGTTCGCCTTGAAGTCGATCGAGAAGCGCCTCCTTGCTGACGACGTCGACCGCGAGTGCGCGGAACGGGAGGTTAAGATCCACTACCTTGCGGCCGCCGGGAATCCCCACGCGGTGCAGATCCACGCCGCATACGAGGACGACAAGTGGGTGCATCTGGTGCTGGAGCTCCTCGACGGGCCCGACCTCTGCGACCGAATCGCTGCTCGCCAGGGGACGCCGTTCGCGGAGCCGGAGGCGGCGGCTGTGGTGGCCGCGCTGGCGGAGGCCGTGGCCGCGTGCCACCGGAGGGGGGTGGTGCACCGGGACGTGAAACCGGACAACGTACTCTTCGATGCGAGGGGGCTGCTCAAGCTGGCCGACTTCGGGTCGGCGGAGTGCTTCGTGGGCGCTGACGGGGGCCGGGTGCCGATGAAGGGGATCGTGGGGACGCCGTGGTACGTGGCGCCGGAGGTGGTGGCCGGGAGGGATTACGGGGAGAAGGTAGACGTGTGGAGCGTGGGGGTGGTGATGTACATGATGCTGGCCGGGGGGCTGCCCCCGTTCTATGGGGAAACAGCGGTGGAGATCTTCGATGCGGTGGCGAGGGCCAACCTCAGGTTCCCGCCGAGGGTATTCCGCTCGGTGTCGCCGGCGGCCAAGGACCTGATGCGGCGGATTCTCTGCAAGGACGTCTCCAGAAGATTCTCCGCCGAGCAAGTTCTCA GGCATCGATGGATTACAAACAGAGGAGGGATGATGAGGCCAGCAGAGGGAGATCCATCACTCTCCATGTAA
- the LOC135605763 gene encoding patatin-like protein 6 → MERSGGESEREGMAAAEEMLVAVRQGKKGGGEKKEEEEEEEPSIHADKLNCDIFSILESKFLFGYDDHQLWVPKASPLHASDADMTVAPDTGAAVPSPVRSQRGKVCVLCIDGGGGGAMRGILPGKALAYLEHALRSKSGDPDARISDYFDVVAGTGVGGVFAVMLFATRDGARPLFRADDTWRFLADHGKRLFRKASTSSPTSPTPSHGFLCGVFQGGGGGGTATTAMERVMKEAFGDRLTLRNTVKPVLIPCYDLQSSAPLVFSRADALESESFDFRLWEVCRATWAEPGRFEPAEIRSVDRSTTCVGVDGGLTMSNPAAAAITHVLHNKQEFPFVRGVEDLMVLSLGCGTGSGTTVVPETDQRRLRRWGAREWVRPISRIAADGAADLVDQSVALAFGPYRSSNYVRIQANPSTMGRCGVDMDCDASPANVEVLLGAAEEMLKQKNVESVLFSGRRIGEETNMEKLDWFAGELVLEHQQRRCRIAPTVAFKQATSKSN, encoded by the exons ATGGAGAGGAGCGGaggagagagcgagcgagagggGATGGCGGCTGCGGAGGAGATGCTGGTGGCCGTGCGCCAGGGGAAGAAGGGTGGAGgagagaagaaggaggaggaggaggaggaggagcccagCATCCATGCCGACAAGCTTAACTGCGACATTTTTTCCATCCTGGAAAGCAAGTTCCTCTTCGGCTACGATGACCACCAGCTCTGGGTCCCAAAAGCGTCTCCTTTACACGCATCCGACGCCGACATGACGGTGGCGCCTGACACCGGCGCGGCTGTGCCGTCCCCGGTCAGGAGCCAGAGGGGCAAGGTCTGCGTGCTCTGCATCGATGGAGGCGGTGGCGGCGCGATGCGAGGGATACTCCCGGGAAAGGCCCTCGCGTACCTCGAGCATGCCCTTAGGTCCAAGTCCGGCGACCCCGACGCCAGGATCTCCGACTACTTCGACGTTGTTGCTGGCACCGGCGTCGGGGGCGTCTTCGCCGTCATGCTTTTCGCCACTCGCGATGGCGCCCGCCCACTCTTCCGCGCTGACGACACCTGGCGCTTCCTCGCCGATCACGGCAAGCGCCTCTTCCGAAAGGCGTCTACTTCTTCTCCGACCTCCCCCACGCCGTCTCATGGGTTCTTGTGCGGAGTGTTCCAAGGCGGGGGCGGCGGAGGGACCGCGACGACGGCCATGGAGAGGGTCATGAAGGAGGCTTTCGGGGATAGACTGACGCTGCGCAATACAGTGAAGCCGGTGCTGATCCCGTGTTACGACCTGCAAAGCTCCGCCCCGCTCGTCTTCTCGCGCGCCGACGCCCTGGAGAGCGAGAGCTTCGACTTCCGGCTGTGGGAGGTATGCAGGGCCACGTGGGCGGAACCAGGCAGGTTCGAACCGGCGGAGATACGGTCGGTGGACCGCTCCACGACCTGTGTCGGTGTCGACGGCGGGCTGACGATGAGCAACCCGGCCGCGGCGGCCATCACCCACGTCCTCCACAACAAGCAGGAGTTCCCCTTCGTCCGCGGCGTCGAAGACCTTATGGTCCTCTCCCTCGGCTGCGGCACGGGCAGCGGCACCACCGTCGTGCCGGAGACGGACCAGCGCAGGCTACGGCGGTGGGGTGCCAGGGAGTGGGTCCGGCCCATCTCGCGGATCGCCGCCGACGGCGCCGCGGACCTGGTGGACCAATCCGTGGCGCTGGCCTTCGGCCCGTACCGGAGCTCCAACTACGTCCGAATTCAG GCAAACCCTTCAACCATGGGGAGGTGTGGAGTGGACATGGATTGCGACGCAAGCCCTGCAAATGTGGAGGTACTGTTGGGGGCAGCTGAAGAAATGCTGAAGCAGAAGAATGTGGAGTCGGTGCTATTCAGCGGGAGAAGGATCGGAGAGGAAACAAATATGGAGAAATTGGATTGGTTTGCAGGGGAGCTGGTGCTGGAGCACCAGCAGCGGCGCTGCCGGATTGCTCCCACGGTTGCGTTCAAGCAAGCAACTTCCAAGTCCAACTAG